A window of Castanea sativa cultivar Marrone di Chiusa Pesio chromosome 1, ASM4071231v1 contains these coding sequences:
- the LOC142633393 gene encoding uncharacterized protein LOC142633393: protein MVEKIGEDKVVQVITDNDSSYVMAGRLLEAKRPHLYWTPCVAHCLDLTLEDIAKLPTIMRTIKRAIELIGYIYNHTGLINMMRQFTGQRNLLRPAKTRFATSFLILSSIHKQKENLRKMFTLEDWTCSKWANELTGKRVAQTVLMHTFWNTIVYSLKVSSPIVRVLRLVDREKMPAIGYIYEAMDRAKEAIEKSFNGSEERYKEIFEIID from the exons ATGGTGGAGAAAATTGGAGAAGACAAAGTTGTACAAGTTATAACTGATAATGACTCAAGTTATGTGATGGCAG GACGATTATTGGAGGCAAAAAGACCTCATTTGTATTGGACCCCATGTGTTGCCCATTGTTTGGATTTAACGTTGGAAGACATTGCAAAGCTTCCTACAATCATGAGAACAATAAAAAGGGCAATTGAGCTTATTgggtatatatataatcatactGGTCTCATAAACATGATGAGACAATTTACAGGGCAAAGGAACTTGCTTAGGCCCGctaaaactcgatttgctaCATCCTTTCTCATATTATCAAGCATACACAAGCAAAAGgaaaacttgagaaagatgtttaCTTTAGAGGATTGGACCTGTAGCAAGTGGGCAAATGAGCTAACAGGAAAAAGGGTGGCTCAAACAGTTCTAATGCATACATTTTGGAACACTATTGTTTATAGCCTTAAAGTGTCAAGTCCTATAGTTCGTGTGCTTCGATTGGTTGATAGAGAGAAAATGCCTGCCATAGGATACATTTATGAGGCTATGGATCGAGCTAAAGAAGCAATTGAAAAATCTTTTAATGGAAGTgaagaaagatacaaagaaATCTTTGAAATAATAGATTGA
- the LOC142623338 gene encoding uncharacterized protein LOC142623338 isoform X2: MAVVSLSSSSPFLSPLLFTNPAAPSSAHPNLPLFTATNRPRPLSIVFSYKSRSDLSSEDKKILLERYGLDPHDLLFEPPPPPKSKRTKEVQKRGRGKEVQPPEEPKPPRTTHKLLQVLGGKARRKKLLSPKGMDVRPMMVVVKGAAFDILQVHFVEMDPWVVSDVLRPNLECTGFLDVSVIHTVRVENFLERAEQFVGKGGSFDYISVTPPYTEVDYGMLMGQISKSPLIGEDTFVVVEYPSRTNMLDSCGCLVKITERRFGRTHLVIYGPRWAQKNRK, encoded by the exons ATGGCGGTGGTTTCACTCTCATCATCGTCTCCATTTCTCTCACCACTACTCTTCACAAACCCTGCTGCCCCATCATCAGCTCATCCTAATCTTCCTCTCTTCACAGCGACCAATCGGCCACGTCCACTTTCTATCGTCTTCTCCTACA AATCGAGGAGTGATTTGAGTAGCGAGGACAAGAAGATTTTGCTCGAGCGTTATGGTCTCGATCCTCACGACCTCTTATTtgaacctcctcctcctcctaag agTAAGAGAACAAAAGAAGTGCaaaagagaggaagaggaaAGGAAGTTCAACCACCAGAGGAGCCTAAGCCGCCACGGACTACCCATAAATTGCTTCAG GTGCTTGGAGGAAAGGCTCGAAGAAAGAAGTTGCTGTCACCAAAGGGTATGGATGTACGCCCAATGATGGTAGTTGTGAAAGGCGCAGCCTTTGATATATTGCAG gtGCATTTTGTTGAGATGGATCCTTGGGTTGTATCAGATGTTTTACGTCCAAATTTGGAATGTACTGGGTTTCTTGATGTTTCTGTCATACATACTGTTCGTGTTGAAAATTTCTTGGAACGTGCAGAGCAATTTGTAG GTAAAGGTGGATCATTTGATTACATTAGCGTTACCCCTCCATATACTGAAGTTGACTATGGCATGCTCATGGGCCAAATTTCGAAGTCACCATTAATTGGAGAAGACACCTTTGTT GTGGTTGAGTATCCATCAAGAACCAACATGCTCGATTCATGTGGATGCCTGGTGAAG ATAACTGAGCGACGGTTTGGACGGACACACTTGGTAATATATGGACCTAGATGGGCCCAGAAGAATAGGAAGTAA
- the LOC142623338 gene encoding uncharacterized protein LOC142623338 isoform X1, with protein MAVVSLSSSSPFLSPLLFTNPAAPSSAHPNLPLFTATNRPRPLSIVFSYKSRSDLSSEDKKILLERYGLDPHDLLFEPPPPPKSKRTKEVQKRGRGKEVQPPEEPKPPRTTHKLLQVLGGKARRKKLLSPKGMDVRPMMVVVKGAAFDILQAACGCPASLRPGRWLDLYSGTGSVGIEAISRGCSEVHFVEMDPWVVSDVLRPNLECTGFLDVSVIHTVRVENFLERAEQFVGKGGSFDYISVTPPYTEVDYGMLMGQISKSPLIGEDTFVVVEYPSRTNMLDSCGCLVKITERRFGRTHLVIYGPRWAQKNRK; from the exons ATGGCGGTGGTTTCACTCTCATCATCGTCTCCATTTCTCTCACCACTACTCTTCACAAACCCTGCTGCCCCATCATCAGCTCATCCTAATCTTCCTCTCTTCACAGCGACCAATCGGCCACGTCCACTTTCTATCGTCTTCTCCTACA AATCGAGGAGTGATTTGAGTAGCGAGGACAAGAAGATTTTGCTCGAGCGTTATGGTCTCGATCCTCACGACCTCTTATTtgaacctcctcctcctcctaag agTAAGAGAACAAAAGAAGTGCaaaagagaggaagaggaaAGGAAGTTCAACCACCAGAGGAGCCTAAGCCGCCACGGACTACCCATAAATTGCTTCAG GTGCTTGGAGGAAAGGCTCGAAGAAAGAAGTTGCTGTCACCAAAGGGTATGGATGTACGCCCAATGATGGTAGTTGTGAAAGGCGCAGCCTTTGATATATTGCAG GCAGCCTGTGGCTGTCCTGCATCTTTAAGGCCTGGCCGCTGGTTAGACTTGTACAGTGGTACTGGATCTGTTGGTATTGAAGCAATTAGCCGAGGCTGTTCTGAG gtGCATTTTGTTGAGATGGATCCTTGGGTTGTATCAGATGTTTTACGTCCAAATTTGGAATGTACTGGGTTTCTTGATGTTTCTGTCATACATACTGTTCGTGTTGAAAATTTCTTGGAACGTGCAGAGCAATTTGTAG GTAAAGGTGGATCATTTGATTACATTAGCGTTACCCCTCCATATACTGAAGTTGACTATGGCATGCTCATGGGCCAAATTTCGAAGTCACCATTAATTGGAGAAGACACCTTTGTT GTGGTTGAGTATCCATCAAGAACCAACATGCTCGATTCATGTGGATGCCTGGTGAAG ATAACTGAGCGACGGTTTGGACGGACACACTTGGTAATATATGGACCTAGATGGGCCCAGAAGAATAGGAAGTAA